One genomic segment of Fusobacterium nucleatum includes these proteins:
- a CDS encoding nitroreductase: MNEVLKAMKERRSIRKFKSDMLPKEIIDKVIESGLYAASGKGQQSPIIISVTNKELRDKLSKINCKIGGWKEDFDPFYNAPVVLIVLAPKDWATYIYDGSLVIGNMMLAAHSLNIGSCWIHRAKQEFESEEGKEILKSLGINGDYEGIGHCVLGYIDGNYPNIPARKENRVYYID, translated from the coding sequence ATGAATGAAGTTTTAAAAGCAATGAAAGAAAGAAGAAGTATTCGTAAATTTAAAAGTGATATGCTACCAAAAGAAATTATTGATAAGGTTATTGAAAGTGGACTTTATGCTGCAAGTGGAAAAGGACAACAATCTCCTATTATTATTTCTGTAACCAATAAAGAACTTCGTGATAAATTATCAAAGATAAATTGTAAAATTGGAGGTTGGAAGGAAGATTTTGATCCATTTTATAATGCACCTGTTGTATTAATAGTATTAGCTCCAAAAGATTGGGCAACTTATATATATGATGGAAGTCTTGTTATTGGAAATATGATGTTGGCAGCACATTCATTAAATATTGGAAGTTGTTGGATACATAGAGCAAAACAAGAATTTGAAAGTGAAGAGGGAAAAGAAATTTTAAAATCTCTTGGAATTAATGGAGACTATGAAGGAATAGGACACTGTGTATTAGGTTATATAGATGGTAATTATCCAAATATTCCTGCAAGAAAAGAAAATCGTGTTTATTATATTGATTAA
- a CDS encoding AEC family transporter, with amino-acid sequence MEAFITSIGSILSIVLLIALGYILKEKNWFSDSFSGNISKLIMNIALPASIFVSVLKYLTLKSLLSLTGALVYTFLSVIIGYIFAYILVKILNVPVGRKGTFINTVVNANTIFIGLPLNIALFGNESLPYFLVYYVTNTVSTWAFGAILIGNDTNDKDKQGATFNWKKLFPPPLLGFMIALIFLFLSIPIPTFVNSTLGYLGGIVTPLSLIYIGIVLHNAGLKSIKFDRDTIFALIGRFIFSPIVMFILIKFGLDILGLKELSSIEIKTFIVQSAAPALAVLPILVNEAKGDVEYATNVVTTSTLLFIIVIPIITTLLGGI; translated from the coding sequence ATGGAAGCATTTATAACATCAATAGGAAGTATATTATCCATAGTTTTACTGATAGCATTAGGATATATATTAAAAGAAAAAAATTGGTTTAGTGATAGTTTTAGTGGAAATATATCTAAGCTGATTATGAATATTGCTTTACCAGCCTCTATTTTCGTATCTGTTTTGAAGTATTTGACATTAAAATCTTTATTATCTTTAACAGGAGCTTTAGTTTATACATTTTTATCTGTAATAATTGGTTATATTTTTGCATACATACTTGTAAAAATTTTAAATGTTCCAGTTGGAAGAAAAGGGACTTTTATAAATACTGTTGTCAATGCAAATACAATTTTTATAGGACTACCATTAAATATTGCCTTATTTGGAAATGAAAGTTTACCATATTTTTTAGTTTACTATGTTACAAATACAGTTTCAACTTGGGCATTTGGAGCAATACTAATTGGTAATGATACAAATGATAAAGATAAACAAGGAGCAACTTTTAATTGGAAAAAGCTGTTTCCACCTCCATTATTAGGTTTTATGATAGCTCTTATATTTTTATTTTTAAGTATACCTATTCCAACTTTTGTTAACTCAACATTAGGATATTTAGGAGGAATAGTTACACCTCTATCTTTGATATATATAGGTATCGTTTTACATAATGCTGGGCTAAAAAGCATAAAATTTGATAGAGATACTATATTTGCACTTATAGGAAGATTTATATTTTCACCAATTGTTATGTTTATTTTAATAAAATTTGGTTTAGATATTTTAGGATTAAAAGAGCTATCATCTATAGAAATAAAAACATTTATAGTGCAGTCAGCTGCACCAGCACTTGCAGTATTACCAATTTTGGTTAATGAGGCAAAGGGAGATGTAGAATATGCAACAAATGTAGTAACAACAAGTACATTGTTATTTATTATTGTGATACCAATCATTACTACATTATTGGGAGGAATATAA